From the genome of Lasioglossum baleicum chromosome 13, iyLasBale1, whole genome shotgun sequence, one region includes:
- the LOC143215054 gene encoding thioredoxin domain-containing protein 11 isoform X2 produces the protein MLKEELETSTPRNADNSHTITPDSGSNDVVAKESNQRLAIEERLASKMFSYAREICFFLAVTFTALTALHSSSPKVSKPPIAKPFFNHSSIVLDFYKGHMGAVIERVREADFSFVMYYAPWDAESQAVRPEFERVARYYDSQVFFAAINCWHPSSECRAQYKIQRYPLLMLYPSRESGIQYKGIRTWQYMIRFLNAAMNPIVRVTHPDQLMELLVNYDAVVVGYFNFTRLDRTPGYKEFHKTAISVLEDDPNRELVFAIVTSALASQRDHKVYKFPSADLMMWNESLRYPEDSEWTSENILGWIRSSTHHPALWLQPPGVKALTLAPYLKEGPILFLFTPRNPLHLENYNYNLIREVGLQYFNCADNLLAKDIFVRLGFNRRTAINRYSERNRECAKILKENRNQSNESDVNVSTLQQRWINDSCCANVVMNKCSSCIKTAERETSVCRLDSDKQLGHVCKGADIFKVSTVEDLHDEDQHDDVCCKKARPSAKLLLLQQRLKFKSQRQKASSFAGNEYDAQSADAVRQNNLKQECKRWITANKYHQPIFSHDDDYHPDQPDVNLISACKMNTSLGLIALDSLHYFHFAEALGIDVLKRKDKTAVVILDAAHESQYVLRDDFNRYTLVQLINNYTQGFLQRTLRSSNSRRYAQKFKSNVTCETKDSQSICIPELTTETFLDTILDPTKDVIVMYHSPYCAFCSAISYTYLTVAHYLRKMDHLLFVRVDGDNNDLPWEYNINRFPSILFFPAKRKEDSTMYPFSLPITIPNLVNFVLANLDGDSHVEALVNICESGAGEQPDTCIARTRWLCLDIIERLLRDYRKFIRHINLLERKSAKNKRKIILSKLAHIKDIHLMLGSTNDLRNDQRKVKLIRKKYRKYYRNIRLQELDSQMTNSTRTEKAIPRRNISQRKTIKSEL, from the exons ATGTTGAAGGAAGAGCTGGAAACAAGCACGCCAAGAAATGCTGATAACTCGCACACGATTACACCGGACTCAGGAAGTAACGACGTGGTGGCCAAGGAGTCGAACCAAAGGCTTGCGATAGAAGAAAGGCTGGCCAGCAAAATGTTCTCCTACGCCAGGGAAATCTGTTTTTTCCTCGCGGTCACCTTCACCGCCTTGACCGCCTTGCACAGCTC ATCACCGAAGGTGTCGAAACCACCTATAGCCAAGCCATTTTTTAATCATAGTTCAATTGTGCTAGATTTTTATAAAGGTCATATGGGAGCAGTGATAGAGAGGGTTCGAGAAGCAGATTTTAGTTTTGTCATGTACTATGCCCCgtgggatgccgagagtcaagcgGTACGTCCAGAGTTTGAGAGAGTTGCTCGGTACTATGATTCACAG GTATTCTTCGCTGCTATTAATTGCTGGCATCCAAGCTCAGAATGTAGAGCACAGTATAAAATTCAAAGATATCCGCTCTTGATGCTCTATCCGTCGAGAGAATCTGGTATACAGTACAAAGGCATTCGTACTTGGCAGTACATGATTCGTTTTCTTAACGCAGCAATGAATCCAATAGTTAGGGTGACCCATCCGGATCAGCTGATGGAATTGCTTGTTAATTATGAC GCTGTGGTAGtaggatattttaattttacgagATTAGATAGAACTCCTGGTTACAAAGAATTTCACAAGACTGCTATTAGCGTTTTAGAGGATGATCCTAACAGAGAATTGGTATTTGCTATTGTTACCAGTGCGTTGGCCAGCCAAAGGGATCATAAGGTTTATAAATTTCCATCCGCAGATTTGATGATGTGGAACGAGTCTCTT AGGTATCCGGAAGACTCTGAATGGACATCCgaaaatatattaggttggattAGGAGCTCCACTCACCATCCGGCGCTATGGCTACAGCCTCCCGGGGTAAAAGCACTGACTTTAGCGCCATATTTGAAAGAGGGACCTATACTTTTCCTCTTCACACCTCGTAATCCTTTACatcttgaaaattacaattacaatttg ATTAGAGAAGTCGGGCTTCAGTATTTTAACTGTGCGGACAACCTTTTGGCTAAAGATATCTTCGTCCGGCTCGGTTTTAATCGCCGCACTGCTATTAACAGGTACTCCGAGAGAAACAGAGAATGCGCGAAGATCCTGAAGGAGAACAGAAATCAATCGAACGAGTCGGATGTTAATGTTTCAACGTTGCAACAACGATGGATCAACGATAGTTGTTGTGCTAATGTTGTAATGAATAAATGTTCTTCGTGTATAAAAACCGCGGAAAGGGAAACATCCGTTTGTAGACTCGACTCGGATAAACAACTAGGTCACGTGTGTAAAGGGGCGGATATTTTTAAAGTTTCTACCGTCGAGGATCTACACGACGAGGATCAACATGATGATGTTTGCTGCAAGAAAGCTCGTCCATCTGCGAAGCTACTACTACTACAGCAAAGACTAAAATTTAAAAG TCAGAGACAGAAGGCGTCGTCATTCGCTGGGAACGAATACGACGCTCAATCTGCGGACGCCGTCAGgcaaaataatttaaaacaggagTGTAAAAGGTGGATAACCGCGAACAAATATCATCAGCCTATATTTTCACACGATGATGATTACCACCCAGACCAACCTGATGTAAATTTGATTTCGGCGTGCAAGATGAATACGTCTCTAGGCCTGATAGCACTCGATAGTTTGCACTACTTCCATTTCGCCGAGGCTCTTGGAATAGACGTTCTGAAACGAAAAGATAAGACTGCTGTCGTCATATTAGATGCCGCT CATGAGAGTCAATATGTCCTGCGAGACGATTTTAATCGGTACACACTTGTAcaacttataaataattatactcAAGGTTTTCTACAAAGAACTCTGCGCTCGAGTAACTCGAGGCGTTACGCCCAGAAGTTCAAAAGCAATGTTACTTGCGAAACGAAAGACTCGCAGAGTATCTGTATACCGGAGTTGACAACGGAAACCTTCTTAGACACGATTTTAGATCCAACCAAG GATGTGATTGTGATGTACCATTCTCCTTATTGTGCATTTTGTAGCGcgatttcatatacatatttaacAGTGGCTCATTATCTACGTAAAATGGATCATCTTCTATTCGTCAGGGTTGACGGTGATAACAATGATTTACCGTGGGAGTATAATATAAATCGATTCCCATCCATTCTATTTTTTCCTGCCAAAAG aaaAGAGGATAGCACGATGTATCCATTTTCTCTGCCAATCACCATTCCTAATCTTGTTAACTTCGTCTTGGCGAATTTGGACGGGGACTCGCACGTCGAAGCTCTTGTAAATATTTGCGAGTCAGGAGCTGGCGAACAACCAGACACGTGCATTGCTCGAACACGTTGGCTGTGTTTAGATATCATTGAACGATTGCTCCGGGATTATCGAAAGTTTATCAGGCATATTAACTTACTGGAAAGGAAGAGCGCGAAAAACAAGAGGAAAATCATATTGTCAAAGCTGGCGCATATTAAAGACATACACTTGATGTTAGGCTCCACGAACGATCTCAGAAACGATCAACGTAAAGTGAAACTTATTAGGAAGAAATATAGgaaatattatagaaatattAGGTTACAAGAGTTAGATAGTCAAATGACAAATAGCACACGAACGGAAAAGGCTATCCCACGGCGAAACATTTCTCAGAGGAAGACGATTAAAAGCGAATTGTGA
- the LOC143215054 gene encoding thioredoxin domain-containing protein 11 isoform X1, with protein sequence MYLRYRQYWRIPRNLIGFLLNFCAVANFRDLDSVEINYKNWNLRRVIGSLISFRDDQSRGWHQIRKCGFCILYFFMSRSPKVSKPPIAKPFFNHSSIVLDFYKGHMGAVIERVREADFSFVMYYAPWDAESQAVRPEFERVARYYDSQVFFAAINCWHPSSECRAQYKIQRYPLLMLYPSRESGIQYKGIRTWQYMIRFLNAAMNPIVRVTHPDQLMELLVNYDAVVVGYFNFTRLDRTPGYKEFHKTAISVLEDDPNRELVFAIVTSALASQRDHKVYKFPSADLMMWNESLRYPEDSEWTSENILGWIRSSTHHPALWLQPPGVKALTLAPYLKEGPILFLFTPRNPLHLENYNYNLIREVGLQYFNCADNLLAKDIFVRLGFNRRTAINRYSERNRECAKILKENRNQSNESDVNVSTLQQRWINDSCCANVVMNKCSSCIKTAERETSVCRLDSDKQLGHVCKGADIFKVSTVEDLHDEDQHDDVCCKKARPSAKLLLLQQRLKFKSQRQKASSFAGNEYDAQSADAVRQNNLKQECKRWITANKYHQPIFSHDDDYHPDQPDVNLISACKMNTSLGLIALDSLHYFHFAEALGIDVLKRKDKTAVVILDAAHESQYVLRDDFNRYTLVQLINNYTQGFLQRTLRSSNSRRYAQKFKSNVTCETKDSQSICIPELTTETFLDTILDPTKDVIVMYHSPYCAFCSAISYTYLTVAHYLRKMDHLLFVRVDGDNNDLPWEYNINRFPSILFFPAKRKEDSTMYPFSLPITIPNLVNFVLANLDGDSHVEALVNICESGAGEQPDTCIARTRWLCLDIIERLLRDYRKFIRHINLLERKSAKNKRKIILSKLAHIKDIHLMLGSTNDLRNDQRKVKLIRKKYRKYYRNIRLQELDSQMTNSTRTEKAIPRRNISQRKTIKSEL encoded by the exons atgtatttacggTATAGACAATATTGGAGAATACCAAGAAATCTAATAGGATTTTTACTTAATTTTTGCGCTGTAGCGAATTTCCGGGACTTGGACTCTgttgaaattaattataaaaattggaatttacgtAGAGTTATCGGTTCGTTAATTAGTTTCCGCGACGACCAGTCGCGCGGTTGGCATCAGATTCGCAAATGTGgtttttgtattttgtatttttttatgtCTAGATCACCGAAGGTGTCGAAACCACCTATAGCCAAGCCATTTTTTAATCATAGTTCAATTGTGCTAGATTTTTATAAAGGTCATATGGGAGCAGTGATAGAGAGGGTTCGAGAAGCAGATTTTAGTTTTGTCATGTACTATGCCCCgtgggatgccgagagtcaagcgGTACGTCCAGAGTTTGAGAGAGTTGCTCGGTACTATGATTCACAG GTATTCTTCGCTGCTATTAATTGCTGGCATCCAAGCTCAGAATGTAGAGCACAGTATAAAATTCAAAGATATCCGCTCTTGATGCTCTATCCGTCGAGAGAATCTGGTATACAGTACAAAGGCATTCGTACTTGGCAGTACATGATTCGTTTTCTTAACGCAGCAATGAATCCAATAGTTAGGGTGACCCATCCGGATCAGCTGATGGAATTGCTTGTTAATTATGAC GCTGTGGTAGtaggatattttaattttacgagATTAGATAGAACTCCTGGTTACAAAGAATTTCACAAGACTGCTATTAGCGTTTTAGAGGATGATCCTAACAGAGAATTGGTATTTGCTATTGTTACCAGTGCGTTGGCCAGCCAAAGGGATCATAAGGTTTATAAATTTCCATCCGCAGATTTGATGATGTGGAACGAGTCTCTT AGGTATCCGGAAGACTCTGAATGGACATCCgaaaatatattaggttggattAGGAGCTCCACTCACCATCCGGCGCTATGGCTACAGCCTCCCGGGGTAAAAGCACTGACTTTAGCGCCATATTTGAAAGAGGGACCTATACTTTTCCTCTTCACACCTCGTAATCCTTTACatcttgaaaattacaattacaatttg ATTAGAGAAGTCGGGCTTCAGTATTTTAACTGTGCGGACAACCTTTTGGCTAAAGATATCTTCGTCCGGCTCGGTTTTAATCGCCGCACTGCTATTAACAGGTACTCCGAGAGAAACAGAGAATGCGCGAAGATCCTGAAGGAGAACAGAAATCAATCGAACGAGTCGGATGTTAATGTTTCAACGTTGCAACAACGATGGATCAACGATAGTTGTTGTGCTAATGTTGTAATGAATAAATGTTCTTCGTGTATAAAAACCGCGGAAAGGGAAACATCCGTTTGTAGACTCGACTCGGATAAACAACTAGGTCACGTGTGTAAAGGGGCGGATATTTTTAAAGTTTCTACCGTCGAGGATCTACACGACGAGGATCAACATGATGATGTTTGCTGCAAGAAAGCTCGTCCATCTGCGAAGCTACTACTACTACAGCAAAGACTAAAATTTAAAAG TCAGAGACAGAAGGCGTCGTCATTCGCTGGGAACGAATACGACGCTCAATCTGCGGACGCCGTCAGgcaaaataatttaaaacaggagTGTAAAAGGTGGATAACCGCGAACAAATATCATCAGCCTATATTTTCACACGATGATGATTACCACCCAGACCAACCTGATGTAAATTTGATTTCGGCGTGCAAGATGAATACGTCTCTAGGCCTGATAGCACTCGATAGTTTGCACTACTTCCATTTCGCCGAGGCTCTTGGAATAGACGTTCTGAAACGAAAAGATAAGACTGCTGTCGTCATATTAGATGCCGCT CATGAGAGTCAATATGTCCTGCGAGACGATTTTAATCGGTACACACTTGTAcaacttataaataattatactcAAGGTTTTCTACAAAGAACTCTGCGCTCGAGTAACTCGAGGCGTTACGCCCAGAAGTTCAAAAGCAATGTTACTTGCGAAACGAAAGACTCGCAGAGTATCTGTATACCGGAGTTGACAACGGAAACCTTCTTAGACACGATTTTAGATCCAACCAAG GATGTGATTGTGATGTACCATTCTCCTTATTGTGCATTTTGTAGCGcgatttcatatacatatttaacAGTGGCTCATTATCTACGTAAAATGGATCATCTTCTATTCGTCAGGGTTGACGGTGATAACAATGATTTACCGTGGGAGTATAATATAAATCGATTCCCATCCATTCTATTTTTTCCTGCCAAAAG aaaAGAGGATAGCACGATGTATCCATTTTCTCTGCCAATCACCATTCCTAATCTTGTTAACTTCGTCTTGGCGAATTTGGACGGGGACTCGCACGTCGAAGCTCTTGTAAATATTTGCGAGTCAGGAGCTGGCGAACAACCAGACACGTGCATTGCTCGAACACGTTGGCTGTGTTTAGATATCATTGAACGATTGCTCCGGGATTATCGAAAGTTTATCAGGCATATTAACTTACTGGAAAGGAAGAGCGCGAAAAACAAGAGGAAAATCATATTGTCAAAGCTGGCGCATATTAAAGACATACACTTGATGTTAGGCTCCACGAACGATCTCAGAAACGATCAACGTAAAGTGAAACTTATTAGGAAGAAATATAGgaaatattatagaaatattAGGTTACAAGAGTTAGATAGTCAAATGACAAATAGCACACGAACGGAAAAGGCTATCCCACGGCGAAACATTTCTCAGAGGAAGACGATTAAAAGCGAATTGTGA